A DNA window from Siniperca chuatsi isolate FFG_IHB_CAS linkage group LG6, ASM2008510v1, whole genome shotgun sequence contains the following coding sequences:
- the pdzk1ip1 gene encoding PDZK1-interacting protein 1 — MGKLCAATSWLLLTVGAVAAQTAQTQISENLLPQWLTGIIAVSAFLFLSFVGLLVKKAWCEESSRRKTSVESLRENDRAMTENPYESNENPYESNENPYETNLDMVRSKEDTNAFDNPATDSTDDRVTSL; from the exons ATGGGAAAACTCTGTGCAGCGACGTCCTGGTTGTTGCTGACAGTCGGAGCGGTGGCGGCCCAGACAG ctCAGACTCAGATCAGCGAGAATCTGCTGCCTCAGTGGCTCACCGGCATCATCGCCGTCTCcgccttcctcttcctcagctTCGTCGGCCTCCTGGTGAAGAAAGCCTGGTGTGAGGAGTCCAGCAG GAGGAAGACCAGTGTGGAGTCACTGAGAGAAAATGACCGCGCCATGACCGAAAACCCCTACGAGAGCAACGAAAACCCCTATGAGAGCAACGAAAACCCCTACGAGACCAACCTGGACATGGTCAG GAGCAAAGAAGACACGAACGCCTTCGACAACCCGGCGACTGACAGCACTGACGACAGAGTTACCTCCTTGTGA